From one Cyprinus carpio isolate SPL01 chromosome B3, ASM1834038v1, whole genome shotgun sequence genomic stretch:
- the nog1 gene encoding noggin-1 — protein sequence MDLPQGLVTVYLLLVSLAQCQHYYLLRPIPSDTLPLLELKEDPDPIYDPRERDLNETELRSALGDFDSRFLSVSPPQDRYTGNEDLEELDLQQQNPNGMMPKDIKNLDFDAQWGKKRKASKKLKRRLQMWLWSYSFCPVLYAWNDLGTRFWPRFVRAGSCYSKRSCSVPEGMVCKPAKSTHITLLRWRCVQRRGALKCAWIPVQYPIITECKCSCAN from the coding sequence ATGGATCTCCCACAGGGTTTGGTGACTGTGTACCTTCTCTTGGTGTCGCTCGCTCAGTGTCAGCACTATTACCTCCTCAGACCCATTCCGAGTGACACTTTACCCCTGCTGGAGCTCAAGGAGGACCCCGACCCCATCTACGATCCGCGCGAGAGAGACCTAAACGAGACCGAGCTGCGGAGCGCGCTAGGGGACtttgacagccgctttctgtccgTCAGTCCTCCTCAGGACCGCTACACCGGCAACGAGGATCTGGAGGAGCTGGACCTCCAGCAGCAGAACCCCAACGGGATGATGCCCAAAGACATCAAGAACCTGGACTTTGACGCGCAGTGGGGCAAGAAGCGCAAGGCCAGCAAGAAGCTGAAGCGCAGGCTGCAGATGTGGCTCTGGTCCTACTCGTTTTGTCCGGTGCTGTACGCGTGGAACGACCTCGGCACGCGCTTCTGGCCGCGCTTTGTGCGCGCGGGGAGCTGCTACAGCAAGCGCTCCTGCTCGGTTCCGGAGGGAATGGTGTGCAAACCGGCCAAATCCACGCACATCACGCTGCTGCGGTGGAGGTGCGTGCAGAGGCGAGGCGCGCTCAAGTGCGCGTGGATACCGGTGCAGTATCCCATCATAACCGAGTGCAAATGCTCCTGTGCGAACTGA